The Chlorogloeopsis sp. ULAP01 sequence AAAATCTTAACAATAAAACTTTTATAAAAAAAGTACTAAAGAAAATTATAAAAGCAGTTAAAATAATTATCGTTTGAATATTAAATGATATAAAACGATGAAAGAAAATATAGCTAATTAACTCTGACTTCAACTGTACTGCCAGAAATGGTTCTAAAAAGAAAAAGATAATCCAACCAATAGCATTAGAAAATAAATTAATAGCGATCGCATAGTAACTGGATGTTCTTTTGTCAAATTTGAGCCGTCTATTTAAAATATATGCTTCTATCGGAATTGCTATTAATATAAACAAAAAATTAAATAAAATAGCACCCAAGGGAATAACTTCGGGAATCATAGGATAATCGAACATAATTCAGTAACTTTCCAGATGTAGCTGAAGAAAGTATAGCCGCAAGCTAGTCAACTGA is a genomic window containing:
- the fraC gene encoding filament integrity protein FraC produces the protein MFDYPMIPEVIPLGAILFNFLFILIAIPIEAYILNRRLKFDKRTSSYYAIAINLFSNAIGWIIFFFLEPFLAVQLKSELISYIFFHRFISFNIQTIIILTAFIIFFSTFFIKVLLLRFLLLSLSDFKKIEPVNINKRRNSRQDNKLKIQNTNLVTAVLIANALSYSAISLILFLIPRQV